The Geothermobacter ehrlichii genome has a segment encoding these proteins:
- a CDS encoding methyl-accepting chemotaxis protein, whose product MRVDISYKFVMGFIIVVWSIVLLNLLVPHTGLPEQYRQLVTVAVALLVGLLLGWIFSKVFTANIRSLREAAERLSKGDLSRYVRLRQTFFQDETYDLANSLNTVVDSLRELVGYIRGTSVKTADAAQALSATSREMTASAHEVANTMDQISHGAETQTEMVERTSVLIREMAMAIDLVAASARKVEEAAGQTASTAEEGGQVAQETMQRMRQVFQSVETGGKQIVAFGNQVQQIGRIVEVITGIAQKTNLLALNATIEAARAGEYGRGFAVVADEIRKLADSTSQSAGEITRLIEAIREENQKVLDTIQLSMQEVEAGHRAVDRTGASFEAIIETAAATREKANSIADLAGKQTDGARKMVTAMEEISRVISDNAASVQEVSAASEEQSASMEEMAHQAQELSTLAEELLAMVSRFHLGSEKV is encoded by the coding sequence ATGCGTGTTGACATCAGCTACAAGTTCGTCATGGGTTTCATCATCGTCGTCTGGTCGATCGTGCTGCTGAACCTGCTGGTTCCGCACACCGGCCTGCCCGAGCAGTACCGGCAGCTGGTGACGGTCGCCGTCGCCCTGCTGGTCGGCCTGCTTCTCGGCTGGATATTTTCCAAGGTCTTCACCGCCAACATCCGCAGCCTGCGCGAGGCGGCCGAGCGTCTGAGCAAGGGGGACCTGTCCCGCTACGTGCGGCTGCGGCAGACATTTTTTCAGGACGAAACCTACGATCTGGCCAATTCCCTCAACACCGTGGTGGACAGCCTGCGCGAGCTGGTCGGTTACATTCGCGGCACCTCGGTCAAGACCGCCGATGCGGCGCAGGCCCTGTCGGCGACCTCACGTGAAATGACCGCCTCGGCGCACGAAGTGGCCAATACCATGGATCAGATCAGCCATGGCGCCGAAACGCAGACCGAGATGGTGGAACGCACCTCGGTCTTGATCCGGGAGATGGCGATGGCGATCGATCTGGTGGCCGCGTCCGCCCGCAAGGTCGAGGAAGCCGCCGGGCAGACCGCCAGCACCGCCGAAGAAGGGGGACAGGTGGCCCAGGAGACCATGCAGCGGATGCGGCAGGTATTTCAGTCGGTCGAGACAGGCGGCAAACAGATCGTCGCCTTCGGCAACCAGGTGCAGCAGATCGGGCGGATTGTCGAGGTGATCACCGGCATCGCCCAGAAAACCAATCTTCTGGCCCTCAATGCCACCATCGAGGCGGCGCGGGCCGGTGAATACGGTCGCGGCTTCGCCGTGGTCGCCGACGAGATCCGCAAGCTGGCCGACTCGACCAGCCAGTCGGCCGGCGAGATCACCCGCCTGATCGAGGCGATCCGGGAAGAGAACCAGAAGGTGCTGGACACCATCCAGCTCAGCATGCAGGAGGTCGAGGCCGGGCATCGCGCCGTCGATCGCACCGGCGCCAGCTTCGAGGCGATCATCGAAACCGCCGCCGCGACCCGGGAGAAGGCGAACAGCATCGCCGATCTCGCCGGCAAGCAGACCGACGGCGCCCGGAAGATGGTGACGGCGATGGAAGAGATCTCGCGGGTGATTTCCGACAATGCCGCCAGCGTGCAGGAGGTTTCGGCCGCCAGCGAGGAACAGTCGGCCTCCATGGAGGAGATGGCGCACCAGGCCCAGGAGCTTTCGACGCTGGCCGAAGAGTTGCTGGCCATGGTCAGCCGCTTTCATCTGGGCAGCGAAAAGGTCTGA
- a CDS encoding chemotaxis protein CheA — translation MERPMDMAKYRELFLSETREHLDSMSRLLVELEKQPDDADVLAALFRQAHSVKGMAASMGYGEMAEQAHALEDLLDDCRRAGRISPEAIDRLLRGCDRLEEQLEALAAEGKPAPDPADSAVDVGIEELPANALIVEDVDEDGPKSSPAETILLIDIAEHAVAPAARALLALRELERVGEVLQVRPDRETLLQGAPVRTLRVVLRSSAAAERIDAALLAMADIAGVRREDETEQEGTELPRRRREDSERSVRVRTELLDQLINLTGELLTTRTRLQTAHRERAVADLEAGLDQLSLLVDDLHYRVLQVRMMPLASITGRLPRMVRDLARKTGKRVELRIAGEEVELDRSILEELADPLIHMLRNAVDHGIEEEGVVAVRAWREKDLVLIEVSDNGRGIDPEVVRARAVQLGLVDAERLRAMGERDLFALLCRPGFSTAAQVTETSGRGVGMDVVKAAVEHLGGDMEILSAPGEGTRILLRLPLSVAIIKILLVAVGDCQVAIPITRVHRTLEVARDELQSSGRQLVLRLDEEVLPLLSLRKMLRMPGRPVAGNVPLVVVEMRGQRVGLVVDQLIGQHEVFVKSLEFPLDRLPGLTGASVLGDGRVVFIIDPQGLLEAGRPAAEHAA, via the coding sequence GTGGAACGACCTATGGACATGGCAAAATACCGGGAGCTGTTTCTCAGTGAAACCCGGGAACATCTCGACAGCATGTCCCGCCTGCTGGTGGAGCTGGAGAAACAGCCGGACGACGCCGACGTCCTGGCCGCCCTGTTTCGCCAGGCGCACTCGGTCAAGGGGATGGCCGCGTCCATGGGCTACGGCGAGATGGCCGAGCAGGCGCACGCCCTGGAGGATCTGCTCGACGATTGCCGCCGGGCCGGCCGGATTTCGCCGGAGGCGATCGACCGTCTGCTCAGGGGCTGCGATCGGCTGGAAGAACAGCTCGAGGCCCTTGCCGCCGAGGGGAAACCGGCGCCTGACCCTGCTGATTCTGCCGTCGATGTGGGAATCGAGGAGCTGCCGGCCAACGCCCTGATCGTCGAAGATGTGGACGAAGACGGTCCGAAGTCCTCTCCCGCAGAGACGATCCTGCTGATCGACATCGCCGAACATGCCGTGGCCCCTGCCGCCCGGGCCCTTCTGGCGCTGCGCGAACTGGAACGGGTCGGCGAGGTGCTCCAGGTCCGACCCGACCGGGAGACGCTGCTGCAGGGGGCGCCGGTGCGGACCCTCAGGGTGGTTCTGCGCAGCTCCGCCGCTGCCGAGCGGATCGACGCAGCCCTCCTGGCGATGGCCGACATCGCTGGTGTGAGGCGCGAGGACGAGACGGAGCAGGAAGGGACCGAACTGCCGCGCCGCCGGCGCGAGGACAGCGAGCGTTCGGTACGGGTCCGCACCGAACTGCTCGATCAGCTGATCAACCTGACCGGCGAACTGCTGACCACGCGCACACGGCTGCAGACCGCCCATCGCGAACGGGCCGTCGCGGACCTTGAGGCGGGGCTGGATCAGCTCTCGCTGCTGGTCGACGATCTGCACTACCGCGTACTGCAGGTGCGGATGATGCCCCTGGCCAGCATCACCGGCCGGCTGCCGCGCATGGTGCGAGACCTGGCGCGCAAGACCGGCAAGCGGGTCGAACTGCGCATCGCCGGCGAGGAGGTCGAGCTCGACCGGTCGATTCTCGAGGAGCTGGCCGATCCGCTGATCCACATGCTGCGCAACGCCGTCGATCACGGCATCGAAGAAGAAGGAGTGGTCGCGGTGCGGGCCTGGCGGGAGAAGGACCTGGTGCTGATCGAGGTTTCCGACAACGGCCGTGGCATCGACCCCGAGGTTGTCAGGGCCAGGGCGGTGCAGCTGGGGCTGGTCGACGCCGAGCGGCTGCGCGCCATGGGCGAGCGCGACCTGTTCGCCCTGCTCTGCCGGCCGGGCTTTTCCACCGCCGCGCAAGTGACCGAAACCTCCGGCCGCGGTGTCGGCATGGATGTCGTCAAGGCCGCCGTCGAGCATCTGGGCGGCGACATGGAGATCCTGTCCGCTCCCGGCGAGGGGACACGCATCCTGCTTCGGCTGCCGCTGTCGGTTGCCATCATCAAGATTCTGCTGGTCGCCGTCGGCGACTGCCAGGTGGCGATCCCCATCACCCGGGTGCACCGAACCCTCGAGGTGGCCAGGGACGAGCTGCAGTCGTCCGGCCGGCAGCTGGTGCTGCGGCTCGACGAGGAGGTGTTGCCGCTCCTCTCTCTGCGCAAGATGCTGCGCATGCCGGGGCGTCCCGTCGCCGGCAACGTGCCGCTGGTGGTGGTCGAGATGCGGGGGCAGCGCGTCGGGCTGGTTGTTGACCAGCTGATTGGCCAGCACGAGGTGTTCGTCAAGAGCCTGGAATTCCCCCTCGACCGGTTGCCGGGACTGACCGGGGCTTCCGTGCTCGGCGACGGCAGGGTGGTTTTCATCATCGATCCGCAGGGACTGCTTGAGGCGGGACGACCGGCGGCGGAACATGCCGCCTAG
- a CDS encoding chemotaxis protein CheW: MEKVLTFELGDELYGLPLSSIQEVVEPAGLYPIPSAPAWYLGAINCHGTILPILDLPGILGFVSGPRDGKMIVIDGGAARLGFCVTRLGEIVEPDDDNSPANGRQLPECCVERVLDHCGRMIHLLDLTALLDRLDRD, encoded by the coding sequence ATGGAGAAGGTTCTGACCTTCGAATTGGGCGACGAGCTGTACGGCCTGCCGCTGTCTTCCATCCAGGAGGTGGTGGAACCGGCCGGTCTTTACCCCATCCCTTCGGCGCCCGCGTGGTATCTCGGCGCGATCAACTGTCACGGGACCATTCTGCCCATTCTCGATTTGCCCGGGATACTCGGGTTCGTCTCAGGGCCGAGGGATGGCAAGATGATTGTCATCGACGGCGGGGCCGCCCGGCTCGGTTTCTGTGTCACCCGCCTGGGGGAGATCGTCGAACCGGATGATGACAACAGTCCTGCAAACGGCCGGCAGCTGCCCGAGTGTTGCGTGGAGAGGGTACTCGACCATTGCGGCCGGATGATCCATCTGCTCGATCTGACGGCGCTGCTCGACCGGCTCGACCGTGACTGA
- a CDS encoding response regulator yields the protein MPYRILIVDDALFMRNMLRDIFSRQNDFEVVGEAANGVEAVECYRELQPDLVTMDIVMPLKSGIEALQEIVALDGDARVIMCSALGQESLIVEAVSAGALDFIVKPFQESRVLEVARRVFSRQ from the coding sequence ATGCCCTACCGGATACTGATTGTCGATGACGCCCTGTTCATGCGCAACATGCTGCGGGACATCTTTTCCCGGCAGAATGATTTCGAGGTGGTCGGCGAGGCGGCCAACGGTGTCGAGGCGGTGGAGTGTTACCGCGAGCTGCAGCCTGACCTGGTGACCATGGACATCGTCATGCCGCTGAAGAGCGGCATCGAGGCGCTGCAGGAAATCGTCGCCCTCGACGGCGACGCCAGGGTCATCATGTGCAGCGCCCTCGGGCAGGAGAGCCTGATCGTCGAGGCGGTTTCCGCCGGCGCGCTCGATTTCATCGTCAAGCCGTTTCAGGAGAGCAGGGTTCTGGAGGTCGCCCGCCGGGTTTTTTCCCGGCAGTAG
- the lon gene encoding endopeptidase La, protein MEFPGILPLLPVRDVVVFPYMIIPLFVGRQKSLQAVEQALAGDRLLFLASQKELVEEHPSPDNIYAVGTAAMVMRMVKLPDGRVKILVQGLGRGRILRYLGESPCFTVEVEPIPEPEVSGDPLEIEALMRTVRKQLAQLTNLGQNMPPEVMIALENIEDPGSLADVVASNIGLKVAEAQALFETIDPLERLRRVQDTLTKELEVAAMQTRIQNLAKEEMSRTQREYFLREQLRAIKAELGETDARAEDVAELSEKLAKARLPEEANREAEKLLRRLESMHSEAAEYAILRTYLDWLVELPWSVRTRDNLNLEKARRVLDEDHYDLEKVKERILEYLAVRKLKREMKGPVLCFVGPPGVGKTSLGRSIARALGRKFVRISLGGVRDEAEIRGHRRTYVGALPGRIIQGMKQAGSNNPVFMLDELDKMGADFRGDPSAALLELLDPEQNHAFSDHYINIPFDLSHVLFIATANLLDPIPSALKDRLEVIHLAGYTTEEKLSIARRFLVPRQLEANGLKPDDLRFSDKALLRIISGYTSEAGLRNLEREIGSVCRKIARRFAEGNRQRVLIGENMLPKLLGPPRYLPEEERKQDEVGVATGLAWTESGGEILYVEVSVMPGKGNLTLTGHLGEVMKESAQAALSYARANADRLGIVPDFSERDIHIHVPAGAIPKDGPSAGITMAVALVSALSGRPVSKDVAMTGELTLRGKVLPVGGIKEKALAAARSHVPTLVLPARNEKDLADIPAPVRKKLRFVKVRTIDEVLALTLRDAAGGGGD, encoded by the coding sequence ATGGAATTTCCGGGGATCCTGCCCCTGCTGCCGGTCAGGGACGTGGTGGTCTTTCCCTACATGATCATCCCCCTCTTTGTCGGCCGGCAGAAGTCGCTGCAGGCAGTGGAGCAGGCTCTTGCCGGCGACCGGCTTCTCTTTTTGGCCAGCCAGAAGGAGCTGGTCGAGGAGCATCCGTCGCCGGACAATATCTATGCCGTCGGCACCGCGGCTATGGTGATGCGGATGGTGAAGCTGCCGGACGGCCGGGTGAAGATCCTGGTTCAGGGGCTCGGTCGGGGGCGCATCCTGCGCTACCTGGGGGAGAGTCCCTGCTTTACCGTCGAGGTCGAGCCAATTCCAGAACCGGAGGTCAGCGGCGACCCGCTGGAGATCGAAGCGCTGATGCGCACCGTGCGCAAGCAGCTGGCCCAGCTCACCAACCTGGGGCAGAACATGCCCCCCGAGGTGATGATCGCGCTGGAGAATATCGAGGATCCGGGCAGCCTGGCCGATGTGGTCGCCAGCAACATCGGGCTGAAGGTGGCGGAGGCGCAGGCCCTGTTCGAAACCATCGATCCGCTGGAACGGCTCCGGCGGGTGCAGGACACGCTCACCAAGGAACTGGAAGTGGCCGCGATGCAGACCCGCATCCAGAACCTGGCCAAGGAAGAGATGAGCCGTACGCAGCGCGAGTACTTTCTGCGCGAGCAGTTGCGGGCCATCAAGGCCGAACTCGGCGAGACCGACGCCCGGGCCGAGGATGTCGCCGAGCTGAGCGAGAAGCTGGCGAAGGCCAGGTTGCCCGAGGAAGCAAACCGGGAGGCGGAAAAGCTGCTGCGCCGGCTGGAGAGCATGCATTCGGAGGCGGCCGAGTACGCCATCCTGCGCACCTATCTCGACTGGCTGGTCGAGCTGCCCTGGAGCGTGCGCACCCGGGACAATCTCAACCTGGAGAAGGCGCGGCGGGTGCTCGACGAAGATCACTACGACCTGGAGAAGGTCAAGGAGCGGATTCTCGAATACCTGGCGGTGCGCAAGCTGAAAAGAGAGATGAAGGGGCCGGTGCTCTGTTTCGTTGGCCCGCCCGGGGTCGGCAAGACCAGCCTCGGACGCTCGATCGCCCGCGCGCTCGGCCGTAAATTCGTCCGCATCTCTCTCGGTGGCGTGCGCGACGAGGCCGAGATCCGCGGTCACCGCCGCACCTATGTCGGCGCCTTGCCGGGCCGCATCATCCAGGGGATGAAGCAGGCCGGCAGCAACAACCCGGTCTTCATGCTCGACGAGCTGGACAAGATGGGGGCCGATTTTCGCGGCGATCCCTCGGCGGCGCTGCTGGAGCTGCTCGATCCGGAGCAGAACCATGCCTTCTCCGACCATTACATCAATATTCCCTTCGACCTGTCCCATGTCCTCTTCATCGCTACCGCCAACCTGCTCGATCCGATTCCGAGCGCGCTGAAGGACCGGCTCGAGGTGATCCATCTGGCCGGCTACACCACCGAGGAGAAGCTTTCCATAGCCCGGCGCTTTCTGGTGCCGCGCCAGCTCGAAGCCAACGGCCTGAAGCCGGATGACCTGCGCTTTTCGGACAAGGCCCTGCTGCGCATCATCTCCGGCTACACTTCCGAGGCCGGCCTGCGCAACCTGGAGCGGGAGATCGGCAGCGTCTGTCGCAAGATCGCCCGCCGTTTCGCCGAGGGGAACCGCCAGCGGGTGCTGATCGGCGAAAACATGCTTCCCAAGCTGCTTGGCCCGCCGCGCTATCTCCCCGAGGAGGAGCGGAAGCAGGACGAGGTCGGGGTGGCCACCGGGCTGGCCTGGACCGAGAGCGGCGGCGAGATCCTCTACGTCGAGGTGTCGGTGATGCCGGGCAAGGGAAACCTCACCCTCACCGGCCATCTGGGCGAGGTGATGAAGGAGAGCGCCCAGGCGGCGCTCAGCTACGCCCGCGCCAATGCCGACCGGCTCGGAATCGTCCCGGACTTTTCCGAGCGGGACATCCACATTCACGTTCCGGCCGGCGCCATTCCCAAGGACGGTCCGAGCGCCGGCATCACCATGGCGGTGGCGCTGGTCTCCGCCCTTTCCGGCCGGCCGGTCAGCAAGGACGTGGCCATGACCGGCGAGCTCACCCTGCGAGGCAAGGTGCTTCCCGTCGGCGGGATCAAGGAGAAGGCGCTGGCGGCGGCCAGGTCGCATGTCCCGACCCTGGTGCTGCCGGCCCGCAACGAGAAGGATCTGGCCGACATTCCCGCTCCGGTGCGCAAGAAGCTCCGCTTCGTCAAGGTGCGCACCATCGACGAGGTGCTCGCGCTGACGCTGCGCGACGCCGCCGGGGGGGGCGGTGACTGA
- a CDS encoding response regulator, producing MSERKRFGEILVEAGVLTERTLQQALEKQRQSGKHLGEILEESGVITERDVAVVLARQFGLKTVRDIAAHSFSADLLQLVDGDTCLKKLIFPLKLDRRRLFLAMVNPLDMETIDELAFRTGLSIVPCVTTREEIVAAVNRHYLGKDPRMDQNWWTILVVDDQEMVRATIRAALEREGYQVLEATNGAEGLKEALNQLPHLIIADTVMPRLTGDEMFRSLQANARTRKIPVIGLSSRSAPEEEARVLDLGYFDFIAKPINAIRLQARVRRALRTIYGDTPPPRL from the coding sequence GGGGTCCTGACGGAACGTACCCTGCAGCAGGCGCTGGAAAAGCAGCGCCAAAGCGGCAAGCACCTGGGCGAGATTCTCGAGGAGAGCGGCGTCATCACCGAACGCGACGTTGCCGTGGTGCTGGCGCGACAGTTCGGCCTGAAGACGGTGCGGGACATCGCCGCCCACAGCTTTTCCGCCGATCTGCTGCAGCTCGTCGACGGCGATACCTGCCTGAAGAAACTGATCTTTCCCCTCAAGCTCGACCGGCGGCGTCTCTTTCTGGCCATGGTCAACCCCCTCGACATGGAAACCATTGACGAGCTGGCCTTTCGCACCGGCCTGTCGATCGTTCCCTGCGTCACCACCCGCGAAGAGATCGTTGCCGCCGTCAACCGGCACTATCTCGGCAAGGATCCGAGAATGGACCAGAACTGGTGGACCATTCTGGTGGTCGATGACCAGGAGATGGTGCGGGCGACCATCAGGGCGGCGCTGGAACGGGAGGGCTACCAGGTGCTGGAGGCGACCAACGGCGCCGAGGGGCTGAAGGAGGCCCTCAACCAGCTGCCGCACCTGATCATCGCCGACACGGTGATGCCACGGCTCACCGGCGACGAGATGTTCCGCAGCCTGCAGGCCAACGCGCGCACCCGCAAGATACCGGTCATCGGACTTTCTTCCCGCAGCGCGCCGGAGGAGGAGGCCCGGGTGCTGGATCTTGGCTACTTCGATTTCATCGCCAAGCCGATCAACGCCATCCGCCTGCAGGCGCGTGTCCGCAGGGCGCTACGGACTATCTACGGCGATACCCCTCCCCCCAGACTCTGA
- a CDS encoding CheR family methyltransferase, translating into MTGYRGSGHSAPFVGSDLAEEDFDRIRQLLLARRGFDLGMYKDQCIRRRIAARIRACGLARAADYIARLTAQDEEIDALLAAISIHVSQFFRNPQIFARLEADVLPQLARQALQRADRTLRLWCAGCAGGEEAYSLALLMDELAPQGLTVEVLGTDISPQVLDRARAGEYGLHRLSEVPPEVLERYFDRDGLRYRLCERIRRQVRFELHNLLDEGPYPAADLVLCRNVMIYFSRIDQQRILRRMAAALAPEGILVLGSAETIIGEPRQWFEPLFATERIYRCRLSP; encoded by the coding sequence TTGACCGGCTACCGAGGCAGCGGCCATTCGGCCCCCTTTGTCGGCAGCGATCTGGCGGAGGAGGATTTCGACCGTATCCGCCAGCTGCTGCTCGCGCGGCGCGGCTTCGACCTGGGGATGTACAAGGACCAGTGCATCCGACGGCGGATTGCCGCCCGGATACGGGCCTGTGGCCTTGCCCGGGCAGCGGACTACATCGCGCGGCTGACGGCGCAGGACGAGGAGATCGACGCCCTGCTGGCCGCCATTTCCATTCACGTCTCCCAGTTTTTTCGCAATCCGCAGATTTTCGCCCGGCTCGAGGCGGACGTCCTGCCGCAGCTGGCGCGGCAGGCGCTGCAGCGCGCCGACCGGACCCTGCGCCTGTGGTGCGCCGGCTGCGCCGGCGGCGAAGAGGCCTATTCCCTGGCGCTGCTGATGGACGAACTGGCGCCGCAAGGACTGACGGTCGAGGTGCTCGGCACCGACATCAGCCCGCAGGTTCTGGACAGGGCCCGTGCCGGCGAATACGGACTGCATCGCCTCAGCGAAGTGCCGCCAGAGGTTCTGGAGCGCTATTTCGACCGGGACGGCCTGCGCTACCGGCTCTGCGAGCGCATTCGGCGGCAGGTGCGCTTCGAACTGCACAACCTGCTCGACGAAGGGCCCTATCCGGCAGCCGACCTGGTCCTTTGCCGCAATGTGATGATCTATTTTTCCCGGATCGACCAGCAGCGCATCCTGCGCCGCATGGCCGCGGCGCTGGCGCCGGAAGGGATTCTGGTTCTCGGCAGCGCCGAGACCATCATCGGAGAACCCCGCCAGTGGTTCGAGCCCCTGTTCGCCACCGAGCGGATCTATCGTTGCCGGCTTTCGCCATGA
- a CDS encoding NRDE family protein translates to MCLILFAIRPDDRYRLVLAANRDEFYERPSAPAAFWPDAPDIWGGRDLQAGGTWFGVTRSGRLALVSNVREPKRLPEPGPSRGLLVRDFLRSETDAAGWLTDVLADSGRRSGFNLIVGEGDHLFYGSNRRQGVVPVRDGLYGLSNAGLDTPWPKVRRGKKGLAGLLRRRLAGEELAAGLFALLGDRTPAADDELPDTGVGLAMERALSPVFICAGQYGTRSSTVLLLEATGRLLVVERRFGPDGRITGESRESFRIS, encoded by the coding sequence ATGTGTCTCATTCTTTTCGCCATACGTCCCGATGACCGTTACCGACTGGTGCTGGCGGCCAACCGCGACGAGTTTTATGAACGGCCGTCAGCCCCGGCGGCTTTCTGGCCGGACGCGCCCGACATCTGGGGCGGACGGGACCTGCAGGCCGGCGGCACCTGGTTCGGGGTGACCCGGAGCGGGCGGCTGGCGCTGGTCTCCAACGTTCGCGAACCGAAACGTCTGCCGGAGCCGGGGCCGTCGCGCGGCCTGCTGGTCAGGGATTTTCTCCGCTCGGAGACCGATGCCGCCGGCTGGTTGACGGACGTGCTGGCCGACAGCGGTCGCCGGTCCGGCTTCAACCTGATTGTCGGCGAAGGCGACCATCTTTTCTATGGCAGCAACCGCCGCCAGGGCGTGGTGCCCGTTCGGGACGGACTGTACGGCCTGAGCAACGCCGGGCTCGATACCCCCTGGCCGAAGGTGCGCCGCGGCAAAAAGGGACTGGCCGGGCTGCTGCGGCGTCGCCTTGCCGGGGAGGAGCTGGCGGCGGGCCTGTTCGCCCTGCTCGGCGACCGGACCCCGGCCGCCGACGACGAGCTGCCCGACACCGGGGTGGGGCTTGCTATGGAACGGGCGCTGTCGCCGGTTTTCATCTGTGCCGGACAATACGGCACCCGTTCCTCGACCGTTCTGCTGCTTGAGGCGACGGGACGGCTGCTGGTTGTCGAACGCCGCTTCGGACCGGATGGGCGTATCACTGGCGAAAGCAGGGAAAGTTTCCGAATTTCTTGA
- the thiL gene encoding thiamine-phosphate kinase gives MTDEFRLIERIRALAPSCLEVEEGIGDDCAVLNPPAGERLLVTSDLLLEGVHFRRDWTCAADLGAKSVAVNLSDLAAMGARPLALVLGLGVPDDFAAGQLDALIAGFCRTAADYGVALVGGDTCRSQQFLTVAVTAFGTAAPGRIVRRSGARAGDCLLVSGELGDSALALRLLQRGENPPPEIAERHHRPRARVELGKRLAAAGIHAMIDLSDGLIGDLGHILAASGVGAEIETAKIPLSGAFRRALADDPGLFALALGGGEDYELLLAAEASGVAGLQALAAGIGVRLSVIGRVVDEPRAIWLVDADGERRRAEPAGFRHAIGK, from the coding sequence GTGACTGACGAATTCAGGCTGATCGAGCGCATCCGCGCCCTGGCGCCTTCCTGCCTCGAGGTCGAAGAGGGGATCGGCGACGACTGCGCCGTTCTGAATCCGCCCGCCGGCGAACGGCTGCTGGTGACCAGCGACCTGCTGCTGGAAGGCGTTCATTTCCGTCGCGACTGGACCTGTGCCGCCGATCTGGGCGCCAAGAGCGTCGCCGTCAACCTTTCCGACCTTGCGGCCATGGGCGCCAGGCCGCTCGCCCTGGTGCTCGGCCTGGGGGTGCCGGACGACTTCGCCGCCGGACAGCTCGACGCGCTGATCGCCGGTTTCTGCCGGACGGCGGCTGATTACGGGGTGGCGCTGGTGGGCGGGGACACCTGCAGGTCCCAACAATTTTTGACAGTTGCAGTGACCGCTTTCGGCACGGCCGCCCCCGGGCGGATCGTCCGCCGTTCCGGCGCCAGGGCCGGCGACTGCCTGCTGGTTTCGGGCGAGCTGGGGGACAGCGCCCTGGCCCTGCGGCTGTTGCAGCGGGGGGAGAATCCGCCGCCGGAGATCGCCGAACGCCACCACCGGCCGCGGGCGCGGGTCGAGCTGGGGAAGCGGCTGGCCGCCGCCGGCATTCATGCCATGATCGACCTGTCGGACGGCCTGATCGGCGATCTGGGCCATATCCTGGCCGCGTCCGGGGTCGGGGCGGAAATCGAAACGGCGAAGATTCCGCTATCCGGCGCCTTCAGACGCGCTCTGGCGGACGACCCCGGCCTGTTCGCACTGGCCTTGGGCGGCGGCGAGGACTACGAACTGCTGCTGGCGGCCGAGGCGTCCGGGGTCGCCGGACTGCAGGCGCTGGCCGCCGGGATCGGGGTGAGGCTGTCGGTGATCGGCCGTGTTGTCGACGAACCGCGCGCCATCTGGCTGGTCGATGCCGACGGTGAACGACGGCGGGCGGAGCCGGCGGGATTTAGGCACGCCATCGGCAAATAG
- a CDS encoding chemotaxis protein CheC, whose translation MDFGRLAERQKDILRELSNIGVGHAATALSQMVGQPVMLEVPDVAVIDLAEVPDFIGGPEQLVAGVVFRLEGEASGHLLLILSEPSADRLLQLLFADDRHAIDSDMGSSALMELGNIIASSYLSVLGGMLKLDLRPSVPFMAHDMAGAVVDQVLGELGRHGDLALVLETRFTSSDRQRDVRGHLFLLPDPGTLDVLLRAAGGDA comes from the coding sequence ATGGATTTCGGCAGACTGGCCGAACGGCAGAAGGACATACTGCGCGAGCTGAGCAACATCGGCGTGGGGCACGCGGCCACGGCCCTGTCGCAGATGGTGGGACAGCCGGTCATGCTCGAGGTGCCGGATGTGGCCGTCATCGATCTGGCCGAGGTGCCCGATTTCATCGGCGGGCCGGAACAGCTGGTGGCCGGGGTGGTCTTCAGGCTGGAAGGGGAGGCGTCCGGCCATCTGCTGCTGATCTTGTCTGAACCCAGCGCCGATCGGCTGTTGCAGCTGCTGTTCGCCGACGACCGGCACGCCATCGACAGCGACATGGGAAGCTCGGCCCTGATGGAGCTGGGCAACATCATCGCCTCGTCCTATCTGTCGGTGCTGGGCGGCATGCTGAAGCTCGATCTGCGGCCATCGGTGCCGTTCATGGCTCATGACATGGCCGGGGCGGTGGTCGACCAGGTGCTTGGTGAACTGGGACGACACGGCGATCTGGCACTGGTGCTGGAAACCCGTTTCACCAGCAGTGACCGGCAAAGGGATGTGCGGGGACACCTTTTTCTGCTGCCCGACCCCGGCACCCTTGACGTTCTGCTGCGAGCGGCCGGAGGTGACGCTTGA
- a CDS encoding thioredoxin family protein: protein MRIDILCKPGCGERCEKTLENVRQALDDLAVKAEVHVYKDVRKMIDNRVYVTPALVVDDFVRISGRVPEVGEIRSLIVERPRYRKRYEDVA, encoded by the coding sequence ATGCGCATTGACATTCTCTGCAAGCCCGGTTGTGGCGAGCGCTGTGAGAAAACCCTCGAAAACGTCCGGCAGGCACTCGACGATCTGGCGGTCAAGGCTGAGGTTCATGTCTACAAGGATGTCCGCAAGATGATCGACAACCGTGTCTATGTCACGCCGGCTCTGGTGGTTGACGATTTCGTTCGCATCTCCGGAAGGGTTCCCGAGGTTGGTGAGATCCGCTCTCTCATCGTCGAACGGCCGCGCTACCGCAAACGCTACGAAGACGTGGCCTGA